A stretch of the Coriobacteriia bacterium genome encodes the following:
- a CDS encoding type II toxin-antitoxin system RelE/ParE family toxin, which produces MKWSPLADEQVDDAVAYIAQYNLTAALEWLVRVLDQVKPLSRFPDSGRVVPELQRDDIRELIVSPYRVMYRRSDTLVEIAAVRHEARESDPEEIAR; this is translated from the coding sequence GTGAAATGGTCCCCGCTCGCGGATGAGCAGGTGGACGACGCCGTCGCATACATCGCCCAGTACAACCTGACGGCTGCGCTGGAGTGGCTCGTGAGGGTTCTTGATCAGGTGAAGCCCCTGTCCCGGTTCCCAGACTCGGGTCGCGTGGTTCCCGAATTGCAGCGTGACGACATTCGGGAGCTCATCGTCAGCCCGTATCGGGTGATGTATCGCCGCAGCGACACGTTGGTGGAGATTGCGGCCGTGCGACACGAGGCCCGCGAGTCCGATCCCGAGGAGATAGCACGGTAG
- a CDS encoding type II toxin-antitoxin system Phd/YefM family antitoxin yields MPLLRPSVDVRAVTEFRAHTSAVLDQVQATKRPVILTQHGRSAAVLLDVGVYEGLVDEVAVIRDIRTAEAQLDAGMGIPHEVVEKRLRERYLK; encoded by the coding sequence ATGCCACTGCTTCGCCCCTCGGTTGACGTTCGCGCAGTCACGGAGTTTCGGGCTCACACATCGGCCGTGCTCGATCAGGTTCAGGCCACCAAGCGCCCCGTCATCCTCACACAGCACGGGCGCAGCGCTGCCGTCCTTCTCGATGTAGGCGTGTACGAGGGTCTGGTGGACGAGGTGGCCGTGATTCGCGACATCCGCACCGCGGAGGCTCAACTGGACGCCGGCATGGGGATTCCCCACGAGGTCGTCGAGAAGCGCCTTCGGGAGCGATATCTGAAGTGA